CATAAGCTTGAGCTAAACTGGGTATTCCAATTACACTCACAGATGGAACAATCAACCCTTGTGGTTGATTTTCCAGCATCGCTTCAATAGGTGAGATGTGAAAGGGTTGGCAATCTAAAACCCTAACTTTGACCTCAGTATTAGCAGCAATGACTTCTGGTGCTGGTAACGGTTCCAATAATTGATAGCGTTTTCCCCGGTCTAAAAATGAGCCTACAGCAAATTGTGGACGTGAGTTTGTACTTACTCTAGCTTGTATAAGTTTCTCGTCCTCAACTTCTGAAACTGGAATAGATGTTTCCTGGGTAATGATTGCCCACCAAATTGTGCCGCATTCTGCACCACACTCTTGACAATACTGGGTATTTATCAGGACTTCCGCCCCACATTCACGACAAGTCCTGTGAGTTAAAGACGTGCCACAACTTTGACAGAACTTATTGTCATTGGGGTTTTCAAATTGACAGTGAGGGCAAATCAGCATAGTAGAAATTCCTTGATTTTCCTTCTAAGATGCTTCTATCCACTAAAATCCAAAGTGCCACAATGAGCAGCCCCTGATTATAGTGGATATAGTTACTAATTATATGGAATCTGTTAAATCCGAGACTTTTTCAGGTCTTTGATTTCTGAGTGTGTCAGGTTGCGCCATTCACCTAGTTGTAAACCATTTAATTGTAAGTGAGAAATACTGACCCTGATTAATCTTAAAGTTGGAAACCCTACCGCAGCAGTCATGCGCCGCACCTGGCGGTTTTTCCCTTCTGTAAGGGTCATTTCCAGCCAAGCTGTGGGAATATTTTTTCTAAATCTAATCGGGGGGTTACGTTCACTGACCGTTGGTTCTTCTAAAAATAGCTTAACTTGGGAGGGACGAGTCCGGTAATCTTGAATTTCTACCCCTGTGCATAACTTGTTGATAGCCTCTGTATCAGGAATACCTTCTACCTGCACCCAGTAGGTGCGTTTATGCCCAAACCGGGGGTTAGAAAGACGATGTTGTAATGGTCCATCGTTGGTTAACAATAGTAACCCTTCACTATCCCAGTCTAAACGACCCACAGGATACACATCAGGAACATCAAGATATTCTTTCAGGGTAATGTGTTTGGGAGATTCCTGGGTAAATTGACTCAGGACACCATAGGGTTTATGAAAAATAATATACTTAAATTCAGTGGTCATTAGTCAGTTGTCAGTTATTAAAACTACTCTTTCATCAATTACAAATTACAACTTACAAATTACAAACTAATTACGAATTATTTATTATGCCAAATTCTCAAATGGGTCGCAGGTCTTTCTTGTTTCTGGGTGGTGCTACTTTAGCTCAAGGTTTGACACTGACATTACCAAGCACTGCCCAAACTGTACAGGTGAAGAAAGGAAAGGTCAACGGTATTCCTTTCTATCAAACTATTGTAGACCTCACCGATCCGAACACCTTGATGACGATTGCTTTAGCGAATAACGCCAATTTTGCAAACACCATCCAAAAAACTAGCGGTGATGAAGAATTTAATCAAATGGTTGCCCGTTCCCGCGCTGCTGTAGTTGCTAATGGTACATTTTTCGCCAAAAATGCCCAAAAAACTGTTATGGGTAATATGGTTGCAGGTGGGAAATTCCTCAAATACAGTCAGTGGGAAAATTTTGGTACTACCTTGGGTTTGCGCGTCGGTAATAAACCCGAAATGGTGACAGCAAGAGTTGAGGGAAAACCAGAATGGCATCAACATTGGTTTTCTATCACCTGCGGTCCTCGACTTTTGCGAAAAGGGCAAATTTGGCTGAATCCAGCTATTGAAGGCTTTAAAGACCCCCACGTTTTAGGTAATGGTGCAAGAACAGCGATTGGATATAATAAAGATGGTACAAAGCTATTTTTGGTGAATTTTGAAGTAAATCTGACTTTGCAGCAAGAAGCCCAAGCGATGAAGGTGATCGGCTGCTTTGAAGCGATGAATTTAGATGGGGGTGCATCCAGGGCTTTAGCCGCTAAAGGTAAAATTTTAGTACCTGCGGGGAGGAAGTTAACTAATGCGATTGTTGTTTATGATGCTAATAATCCCGCTCCAACTCATCTCCAACAGGGATGGGAAAGATTTCAAAAAGGCGATTCCTACGGAGCGCTGAGTGCAAGGCACACGCTTCGCGAACGCTATCGCCCAGCGGTATCCGGTTAGTAAGGTGGCGTTTAATGACTGATCTCATAACTAAACGGCTTGTTTGGAGTAAATTTGCTTGCAGGATTTTTAGTATAGGTTTATTACCTGCACTAACGGCTTATCCTGTTTTAGGTGCAGAGCGATTAACCCTTTCTTACGGCATTTTAGAGCAATCTATACCAATTGATTCACTGGAAAAATATGCGGAAACAGGCAAAATTGATGATGATTTAGCTGTATATGCTCGGTACACCAACAACAAACAACTAACTCAACTACGGAAAGTTTTATTAACTCCTATTCCCTTAAATATAGTAAACGTTTCGCAATTTCTGTATACACCAATTGGTGAAAGATTATTAGATAATTTGGGAGAAATTATTCAAACAGAATCTCGTTTATCGGGTTTCTATGCAATTCGAGCCGCACTGATTTTGGCAGCAGCTGATCCAAACAATTTTACGCTTCTAAATGTATTACGCAAATTTCCCACAAGCTCAATTTCAATTGATTTAGACCGGAGTTTGGAAATTGTCAATACATTACAAAATTTAGTAAATCAAACCCAAAATGCAGTAGCACTTATTAACGAACAATCTCAACTAAAATCAACCACATCAAATCTGACTTCAGGGCTTTTAGCAGATATCAAAAAACCAGGAAAATTTACTTGGCAAAAACAAACTATTGTCCTCAATGACCAATCTCGCGATCGCACTTTTCCCGCTGATATTTATCTACCTAATGTCTCAAATCCGCGTCCAATCATTGTCATCTCCCACGGGCTTGGTTCTGACAGAAACAGTTTTGCTTACCTGGCTGAACATCTTGCCCAATCAGGCTTTGTAGTTGCTGTTCCAGAGCATCCTGGTAGTAATGCAGAACAACTAAAAGCTCTATTGTCAGGAACAGCACAGGCAGTAACTAGCCCCAGAGAATTGATTGACAGACCATTGGATGTGAAGTATTTGTTAGATGAACTAACTCGATTATCTCAAAACAACCCAGCATTTCAAGGGCAATTAAATTTACAACAAATAGGAGTTATAGGACAATCCTTTGGTGGCTACACAGCCTTAGCATTAGCAGGCGCAAAGATGAATTTTGAGCAATTAGAAAAAGACTGCCCACCTACAAACAGTACACTCAATATTTCGCTCTTACTTCAATGCTTGGCTATAAATTTACCAAATATAGAATACAATTTATTCGATCCAAGAGTGAAAGCAATAATTGCAATTAATCCTGTTAATAGCAGTATTATGGGCGAAGCTAGTCTCAGCCAAATTAAAATCCCAGTGATGATAATATCTGGCAGTGGCGATACCATTGCTCCGGCTTTGCAGGAACAAATTATACCCTTTACCTGGTTAACAACACCAAATAAGTATTTAGTGCTGATCAATGGTGGTACACACTTTTCTACTATTGCAGAATCACCAAATGCAGTTTTGCCTGTTCCTACACAGGTAATTGGTTCAAGTCCCGCACTGGCACGTAGCTACGTCAAAGCTTTAAGTTTTCCCTTCTTGCAAACCTATGTCGCTGAACAGCCAAGTTACCAGCCTTACTTGAGTGCAGATTACGTTAATACTATTAGTAAGCGATCGCTACCATTGAGTTTAGTTCAATCTCTGACGCTAGAGCAACTGCAAGAAGCATTTAAATAATTCGTAATTCGTAAAATTAAAAAATTAAATATGCTTATCATTCAGAACCCTTGTAGAGACGTTCCATGGAACGTCTCTACATTTTTTAGCGGAATGTGGGATAAATAGGTAAAATCAACCATTTCCACAAAATCCAAAAATCTTAGCTAACATTCTTGTAATTTTTGCGAATAGGGTTTAAGATATTTCCATGAACCTTAGATAAGGTTTTTGGGAAAAAGTAATGTCA
This genomic interval from Anabaena sphaerica FACHB-251 contains the following:
- a CDS encoding rRNA large subunit pseudouridine synthase E; the encoded protein is MTTEFKYIIFHKPYGVLSQFTQESPKHITLKEYLDVPDVYPVGRLDWDSEGLLLLTNDGPLQHRLSNPRFGHKRTYWVQVEGIPDTEAINKLCTGVEIQDYRTRPSQVKLFLEEPTVSERNPPIRFRKNIPTAWLEMTLTEGKNRQVRRMTAAVGFPTLRLIRVSISHLQLNGLQLGEWRNLTHSEIKDLKKSRI
- a CDS encoding phosphodiester glycosidase family protein gives rise to the protein MPNSQMGRRSFLFLGGATLAQGLTLTLPSTAQTVQVKKGKVNGIPFYQTIVDLTDPNTLMTIALANNANFANTIQKTSGDEEFNQMVARSRAAVVANGTFFAKNAQKTVMGNMVAGGKFLKYSQWENFGTTLGLRVGNKPEMVTARVEGKPEWHQHWFSITCGPRLLRKGQIWLNPAIEGFKDPHVLGNGARTAIGYNKDGTKLFLVNFEVNLTLQQEAQAMKVIGCFEAMNLDGGASRALAAKGKILVPAGRKLTNAIVVYDANNPAPTHLQQGWERFQKGDSYGALSARHTLRERYRPAVSG
- a CDS encoding alpha/beta hydrolase, coding for MTDLITKRLVWSKFACRIFSIGLLPALTAYPVLGAERLTLSYGILEQSIPIDSLEKYAETGKIDDDLAVYARYTNNKQLTQLRKVLLTPIPLNIVNVSQFLYTPIGERLLDNLGEIIQTESRLSGFYAIRAALILAAADPNNFTLLNVLRKFPTSSISIDLDRSLEIVNTLQNLVNQTQNAVALINEQSQLKSTTSNLTSGLLADIKKPGKFTWQKQTIVLNDQSRDRTFPADIYLPNVSNPRPIIVISHGLGSDRNSFAYLAEHLAQSGFVVAVPEHPGSNAEQLKALLSGTAQAVTSPRELIDRPLDVKYLLDELTRLSQNNPAFQGQLNLQQIGVIGQSFGGYTALALAGAKMNFEQLEKDCPPTNSTLNISLLLQCLAINLPNIEYNLFDPRVKAIIAINPVNSSIMGEASLSQIKIPVMIISGSGDTIAPALQEQIIPFTWLTTPNKYLVLINGGTHFSTIAESPNAVLPVPTQVIGSSPALARSYVKALSFPFLQTYVAEQPSYQPYLSADYVNTISKRSLPLSLVQSLTLEQLQEAFK